A genome region from Magnolia sinica isolate HGM2019 chromosome 8, MsV1, whole genome shotgun sequence includes the following:
- the LOC131252718 gene encoding UDP-glycosyltransferase 76B1-like — MTEVEEMQDQKYQGPHLVLIPLPLQGHLNPMLQLATLLHSKGFLITIVHTQFNSPNPSNHPNFNFEPIPDGLSDDRAAAMDIIMLVAALNVAYKAPSEELLRRLVLENPYGPIKCIISDAMMHFTQDVASILNIPRVVIRTSSAISFAAFTAFPLLKQKGCLSVQDHQLKAPVPELPPLRFKDLPSNGLATCDPDTLYHLVTHMVDGVRAASAVIWNAFDYLERTTLTKIQQDFPIPNFPVGPLHKHASSSSSSLLPQDHSCIAWLNKQAHGSVLYVSFGSLVAMEESALVETAWGLANSDQPFLWVVRPGSVHGSDWVELPEGFKEKTKGRGLIVKWAPQQEVLAHPAVGGFWTHSGWNSTLESICEGVPMLCSPWFGDQRVNARYVDHVWRVGMELENGFERREIEQAIKTVMVRNDGQEMRARIKDLKENADRCLRKGGSSYESLNSLKDYILSL, encoded by the exons ATGACAGAAGTGGAAGAAATGCAAGACCAGAAATACCAAGGCCCACATCTTGTGCTCATCCCACTCCCATTACAAGGCCACCTCAATCCCATGCTTCAACTGGCCACGCTCCTACACTCCAAAGGATTCTTAATCACCATAGTTCACACACAATTCAATTCTCCCAACCCATCCAACCACCCCAACTTCAATTTTGAGCCCATACCAGACGGCTTATCCGACGATCGAGCGGCTGCCATGGACATCATAATGCTCGTAGCGGCCCTTAACGTTGCGTACAAGGCTCCGTCCGAAGAACTGCTCCGCCGGCTCGTATTGGAGAATCCATACGGCCCGATCAAATGCATCATCTCCGATGCGATGATGCACTTCACACAAGATGTTGCGAGCATCCTCAACATCCCACGGGTTGTGATACGGACCAGCAGTGCCATCTCTTTTGCTGCGTTCACTGCCTTCCCTCTTCTCAAGCAAAAGGGTTGCCTTTCTGTACAAG ATCATCAATTGAAGGCGCCTGTGCCAGAGCTCCCGCCCCTCCGATTCAAGGACCTTCCGAGCAATGGTTTAGCCACATGCGACCCCGACACATTGTACCATTTAGTGACCCACATGGTTGATGGAGTAAGGGCAGCCTCAGCAGTCATATGGAATGCGTTCGATTACCTCGAACGAACGACACTGACGAAAATTCAACAAGATTTCCCGATCCCAAACTTCCCGGTGGGCCCGCTCCATAAGCATGCGTCAAGCTCTTCCAGTAGCCTGCTACCACAAGACCACAGTTGCATTGCATGGCTGAACAAACAGGCGCATGGGTCCGTCCTCTATGTGAGCTTTGGGAGCTTAGTTGCAATGGAGGAGTCTGCGCTAGTCGAGACCGCTTGGGGATTGGCCAATAGCGATCAGCCTTTCTTGTGGGTAGTGCGTCCCGGTTCGGTCCACGGTTCAGATTGGGTCGAATTGCCCGAAGGGTTCAAAGAGAAGACAAAGGGGAGGGGTTTGAtcgtaaagtgggccccacaacaagaaGTTCTGGCCCACCCTGCAGTGGGAGGGTTTTGGACACATAGTGGTTGGAATTCTACGTTGGAAAGTATATGTGAAGGGGTCCCAATGCTTTGTTCCCCTTGGTTTGGTGATCAAAGGGTCAATGCTAGGTATGTGGATCATGTTTGGAGGGTGGGAATGGaacttgagaatgggttcgaaAGACGTGAGATTGAGCAGGCCATCAAAACAGTAATGGTGAGGAATGACGGGCAGGAGATGAGGGCCAGGATCAAGGATCTGAAGGAAAATGCTGACCGTTGCCTAAGGAAAGGAGGTTCTTCCTATGAGTCGTTGAATAGTTTGAAAGACTACATCTTGTCATTGTAA